Proteins encoded within one genomic window of Halorussus salilacus:
- a CDS encoding NAD(+)/NADH kinase, with product MRVGIVAQMGNDRAASLAGRIREALPDEVTVRLDAATAEALGGEGDPVEEMDASDLVVSIGGDGTFLFAARGAGPTPILGVNLGEVGFLNGVRPGEAVETVESVVERFRETGEIPSRDVPRLCAETESGVELPPALNEIVVQGPQRGHGNGLEYEVRVDGRPFSDGHADGVLVSTPTGSTAYNLSEGGPLVHPEVDALVVTEMCAAESMPPLVVSGDSVVEIRADGAEHGFASSDSTRKRFEMPERVTVRSADEPTRIAEPASDFFRALGKLD from the coding sequence ATGAGAGTCGGCATCGTCGCCCAGATGGGTAACGACAGGGCGGCCTCTCTGGCCGGGCGGATTCGGGAAGCGCTACCGGACGAGGTGACGGTTCGACTGGACGCCGCGACCGCCGAGGCGCTCGGCGGCGAGGGCGACCCGGTCGAGGAGATGGACGCGTCCGACCTCGTGGTCTCCATCGGCGGCGACGGCACCTTCCTCTTCGCGGCCCGGGGCGCGGGGCCGACGCCGATTCTGGGCGTCAACCTCGGCGAGGTCGGGTTCCTCAACGGCGTCAGGCCGGGCGAGGCGGTCGAGACCGTCGAGTCGGTGGTCGAGCGCTTCCGCGAGACCGGCGAGATTCCCTCGCGGGACGTGCCCCGCCTGTGCGCCGAGACGGAGTCGGGAGTCGAACTCCCACCGGCCCTGAACGAAATCGTGGTACAGGGTCCCCAGCGCGGCCACGGCAACGGGCTGGAGTACGAGGTCCGGGTCGACGGCCGACCGTTCTCGGACGGGCACGCCGACGGCGTGCTGGTCTCGACACCGACCGGGAGCACGGCCTACAACCTCAGCGAGGGCGGCCCGCTGGTCCACCCCGAGGTGGACGCGCTGGTCGTCACCGAGATGTGCGCCGCCGAGTCGATGCCACCGCTGGTCGTCTCGGGCGACTCGGTGGTCGAAATCCGGGCCGACGGGGCCGAACACGGCTTCGCCAGTAGCGACAGTACGCGAAAGCGGTTCGAGATGCCCGAGCGGGTGACCGTGCGGTCTGCCGACGAGCCCACGCGCATCGCCGAACCCGCCAGCGACTTCTTCCGGGCGCTCGGGAAACTCGACTGA
- the mptA gene encoding GTP cyclohydrolase MptA, translating to MDEQLPDVQASEPDVTVGLNRVGVTGVTKLVELARPEKRPIVLTAEFEVLVDLPGWRKGADMSRNMEVVDEILEDAVSEPTYRVEDVCGEAAERLLGKHDYTSKAEVRMEAEYMLKDETPASERPTQATVDIVAGATATDEGTREEIGARVTGMTVCPCSQGMMSATARRKLEELGVGDEEVSEFLREVPQAGHSQRGHATLTVESDGAPEADLNDIIEVARDSMSARIYNLAKRPDEDHMTFEAHANAKFVEDCVRDMAEGVVSEFPDLPDGAVVTMKQSNDESIHQHNAHAERVAEMGSLRDELSEN from the coding sequence ATGGACGAACAACTACCGGACGTGCAGGCATCCGAACCGGACGTGACGGTCGGCCTGAACCGCGTCGGGGTGACCGGCGTGACCAAGCTGGTCGAACTCGCCCGCCCCGAGAAGCGTCCCATCGTGTTGACCGCCGAGTTCGAGGTGTTGGTCGACCTGCCGGGCTGGCGGAAGGGCGCGGACATGAGCAGGAACATGGAGGTCGTCGACGAGATTCTGGAGGACGCGGTGAGCGAACCCACCTACCGCGTCGAGGACGTGTGCGGCGAGGCCGCCGAACGCTTGCTCGGCAAGCACGACTACACCTCGAAGGCCGAGGTCCGGATGGAGGCCGAGTACATGCTCAAGGACGAGACGCCCGCGAGCGAACGGCCCACGCAGGCCACGGTCGACATCGTGGCGGGCGCGACCGCGACCGACGAGGGCACCCGCGAGGAGATCGGCGCGCGCGTCACCGGGATGACGGTCTGTCCCTGCTCGCAGGGGATGATGAGCGCGACCGCCCGCCGGAAGCTCGAAGAGCTCGGCGTCGGCGACGAGGAGGTCTCGGAGTTCCTCCGGGAGGTCCCGCAGGCGGGCCACTCCCAGCGGGGCCACGCCACCCTCACCGTCGAGAGCGACGGCGCGCCCGAGGCCGACCTCAACGACATCATCGAGGTCGCGCGCGACTCGATGAGCGCGCGCATCTACAACCTCGCAAAGCGCCCCGACGAGGACCACATGACCTTCGAGGCCCACGCGAACGCCAAGTTCGTCGAGGACTGCGTGCGCGACATGGCCGAGGGCGTCGTCTCGGAGTTCCCCGACCTGCCCGACGGCGCCGTGGTGACGATGAAACAGAGCAACGACGAGTCCATCCACCAGCACAACGCTCACGCCGAGCGCGTCGCCGAGATGGGGTCGCTTCGGGACGAGCTTTCCGAAAACTGA
- the pyrF gene encoding orotidine-5'-phosphate decarboxylase, whose product MTLSLSDRLRDRIRTTGGVLSVGLNPDPSRLPADCREYDYPRRAFNRRIIDATSDHAAAYTASLAAYETPDGWTALEETLAYAQAQGVPVIFDGKRAEVGAAARQHATLLDSADALTVSPYLGRESAAALSRPGRGVFVVCRTPNSGASDLQDLELADGETLAERAADLAGEWAEEAAGDVGLLVGGSADDVEALRERAPDLPFLVVGGARNDPEVAEHATADGVGLVNVSREVLYAGETAGRGREPDADAYAAAARQAAGRLKRQLRR is encoded by the coding sequence GTGACCCTCTCGCTCTCCGACCGACTCCGCGACCGGATTCGAACCACGGGCGGCGTCCTCTCGGTCGGCCTGAACCCCGACCCGTCGCGGCTCCCCGCCGACTGCCGGGAGTACGACTACCCCCGGCGGGCGTTCAATCGCAGAATCATCGACGCGACGAGCGACCACGCCGCGGCCTACACCGCCAGTCTGGCGGCCTACGAAACTCCCGACGGCTGGACCGCGCTCGAAGAGACCCTCGCGTACGCGCAGGCGCAGGGCGTCCCCGTGATTTTCGACGGCAAGCGCGCCGAGGTCGGCGCGGCCGCGCGCCAGCACGCGACCCTGCTCGACTCGGCCGACGCCCTGACCGTCTCGCCGTACCTCGGTCGCGAGAGCGCCGCGGCGCTCTCGCGACCGGGCCGCGGGGTATTCGTGGTGTGTCGGACGCCCAACTCGGGCGCGAGCGACCTGCAGGACCTCGAACTCGCTGACGGGGAGACGCTGGCCGAGCGCGCGGCCGACCTCGCCGGGGAGTGGGCCGAAGAGGCGGCGGGGGACGTGGGCCTGCTCGTCGGCGGGTCGGCCGACGACGTCGAGGCCCTCCGCGAGCGCGCCCCGGACCTGCCCTTCCTCGTGGTCGGGGGCGCGCGCAACGACCCGGAAGTCGCCGAGCACGCGACCGCCGACGGCGTCGGACTCGTGAACGTCTCCCGTGAGGTCCTCTACGCGGGGGAGACTGCGGGACGGGGACGCGAACCGGACGCCGACGCCTACGCCGCCGCGGCGCGGCAGGCCGCGGGACGACTCAAGCGACAGTTGCGCCGCTAG
- a CDS encoding HAD family hydrolase, whose protein sequence is MTVDAVVFDFDYTLTVPDRPRQEVLDEATDAVGAPRLSREAYLDAHSRHLDSDTRVPIFAELLPEDADIDPEALADAYREKVADSLVAVAGVPGLLAALGEEYRLGLLTNGPADAQRSKLDRFDWVEEFDAIAITGNLDAGKPDERAFRAILDALGVDPDEAVYVGDDPDADVHGAQAAGMYAVHVVYEGGPDPVPDADAVVERDALADELPDIVARL, encoded by the coding sequence GTGACCGTCGACGCCGTCGTCTTCGACTTCGATTACACGCTGACCGTGCCGGACCGACCCCGTCAGGAGGTGCTCGACGAGGCGACCGACGCCGTGGGTGCCCCGCGGCTGTCGCGCGAAGCGTACTTGGATGCCCATTCACGCCACCTCGACAGCGACACCAGGGTGCCAATCTTCGCCGAACTCCTGCCCGAGGACGCCGACATCGACCCCGAGGCGCTCGCCGACGCCTACCGCGAGAAGGTCGCCGACTCGCTCGTGGCGGTCGCGGGCGTCCCCGGCCTGCTCGCGGCCCTCGGCGAGGAGTACAGGCTCGGCCTGCTCACGAACGGCCCGGCCGACGCCCAGCGGAGCAAACTCGACCGCTTCGACTGGGTCGAGGAGTTCGACGCGATAGCGATCACCGGGAACCTCGACGCGGGCAAGCCCGACGAGCGGGCCTTCCGGGCCATCCTCGACGCGCTCGGCGTCGACCCCGACGAGGCGGTGTACGTCGGCGACGACCCCGACGCCGACGTTCACGGCGCGCAGGCCGCGGGGATGTACGCCGTCCACGTCGTCTACGAGGGCGGCCCCGACCCCGTGCCGGACGCCGACGCCGTCGTCGAGCGCGACGCGCTCGCCGACGAGCTACCGGATATCGTCGCCCGACTGTGA
- a CDS encoding DUF2240 family protein, whose amino-acid sequence MSLRIAVAAPFQQKGKESMPESEFVVALSLDRDWFSPDQAERLVDVASGGGLLAREDGDVVAEFDPSEVEIPEEFVPDESILQERSTFERLLDEVVAAGTDKQTAVAEINELQGDLGVTIEAAAVVYARRRGIDASEEAADAREELKAEG is encoded by the coding sequence ATGAGCCTGCGAATCGCGGTGGCCGCCCCGTTCCAGCAGAAGGGCAAGGAGTCGATGCCCGAGAGCGAGTTCGTGGTCGCGCTGTCGCTCGACCGCGACTGGTTCTCGCCCGACCAGGCCGAGCGCCTCGTGGACGTGGCCAGCGGCGGGGGCCTGCTCGCCCGCGAGGACGGCGACGTGGTCGCGGAGTTCGACCCCTCCGAGGTCGAGATTCCCGAGGAGTTCGTGCCCGACGAGTCCATCCTTCAGGAGCGCTCGACCTTCGAGCGCCTGCTCGACGAGGTGGTCGCGGCCGGGACCGACAAGCAGACCGCGGTCGCCGAGATAAACGAACTCCAAGGCGACCTCGGGGTCACCATCGAGGCGGCGGCGGTCGTCTACGCCCGCCGGAGGGGTATCGACGCGAGCGAGGAGGCCGCCGACGCCCGCGAGGAACTCAAAGCCGAAGGCTAA
- a CDS encoding 30S ribosomal protein S8e, with translation MKDQGGSTRKRTGGRLRPSHKKKKHELGREPTETTVGESTFRTIDARGNTQKTRALATDVASVAVEGETVEATIEDVVENAANPNYVRRNIVTKGAIIETSEGRARVTSRPGQTGNVNAVLVDDE, from the coding sequence ATGAAAGACCAGGGAGGCTCCACGCGCAAGCGTACCGGCGGCCGACTCCGTCCGTCGCACAAGAAGAAGAAGCACGAACTGGGCCGCGAACCCACCGAGACCACGGTCGGTGAGTCCACGTTCCGGACCATCGACGCCCGCGGCAACACGCAGAAGACCCGCGCGCTCGCGACCGACGTCGCGAGCGTCGCGGTCGAGGGCGAGACCGTCGAGGCGACCATCGAGGACGTGGTCGAGAACGCCGCCAACCCCAACTACGTCCGGCGGAACATCGTCACCAAGGGCGCGATCATCGAGACCAGCGAGGGCCGCGCCCGCGTCACGTCCCGACCGGGCCAGACCGGCAACGTGAACGCCGTCCTCGTCGACGACGAGTAA
- the radB gene encoding DNA repair and recombination protein RadB, producing the protein MNDETIPTGCGPLDDLLGGGFERGTVTQVYGPPAAGKTNVALGAAVEVAAAGGTAVYVDTEGLSLARFEQVAEARANATASASSADDADADAVADLTSRIVIKEAYDFEDQQEAVRDVGDLADRADLVVLDSATGFYRLKRSEDTEGGEALRQVASQVTHLLSLARKHDLAVVLTNQVYTDPDGDRARPLGGHTLEHWTGTVVRIDRFRGGNRRATLEKHRARPAGETAQFRITDAGLEGAEDVP; encoded by the coding sequence GTGAACGACGAGACCATCCCGACCGGGTGCGGGCCGCTCGACGACCTGCTGGGCGGCGGGTTCGAGCGCGGGACCGTCACGCAGGTGTACGGCCCGCCCGCGGCGGGCAAGACCAACGTCGCGCTCGGCGCGGCGGTCGAAGTCGCCGCGGCGGGCGGAACCGCGGTGTACGTCGACACCGAGGGGCTGTCGCTCGCGCGGTTCGAACAGGTCGCGGAGGCCCGCGCGAACGCCACGGCGTCGGCGTCGTCGGCCGACGACGCCGACGCCGACGCCGTGGCCGACCTGACCTCCCGCATCGTCATCAAGGAGGCCTACGACTTCGAGGACCAGCAGGAGGCGGTCCGGGACGTTGGCGACCTCGCCGACCGCGCCGACCTCGTGGTCCTCGACAGCGCGACCGGATTCTACCGGCTCAAGCGCTCGGAGGACACCGAGGGCGGCGAGGCGCTCCGGCAGGTCGCGAGTCAGGTCACCCACCTGCTGTCGCTGGCGCGCAAGCACGACCTCGCCGTGGTGCTGACCAATCAGGTGTACACCGACCCCGACGGCGACCGCGCCCGGCCGCTCGGGGGCCACACCCTCGAACACTGGACCGGCACGGTGGTCCGCATCGACCGCTTCCGGGGCGGGAACCGTCGCGCGACCCTCGAAAAGCACCGCGCGAGACCCGCGGGCGAGACCGCCCAGTTCCGAATCACGGACGCGGGGCTGGAGGGCGCTGAGGACGTACCGTAA
- the larC gene encoding nickel pincer cofactor biosynthesis protein LarC, whose amino-acid sequence MQTLAFDGRMGASGDMLLAALLAAGADRDALAPVEDALGVTYEVGTTEKNGISATTVSVLLDGEDGDGGESETDRDHGHDHDHGHGHDHDHDHSHGDGNHDHSHDHNSHHTHDHNSHHTHDHHDDHHDHDHTHDHTHDHTHAEGSGPLRTYPEVVDIVESMALPEGVEDDALAVFELLGEAESSVHGTDLESTHFHEVGADDAIADIVGTALLVDDLAPERIVTLPVSTGGGEMEMSHGTYPVPTPAVVEIAERADWSLRGGPVEAELLTPTGAAILAHFAEGVEALPALNVTASGYGAGGYDFPDHPNVLRAMVGASETERAGDLVYDDVAVLETNLDDAPPEILGGLQESLREVGARDVSVVPLTMKKSRPGHLVKVVCKPDDARKVARRLAEETGTLGIRQTGATHRWIAQRAFETVAVEFDGDRYEVDVKIASDDAGEVYDVSAEYDDCAAVAREADVAVREVMRRAEIEARNRL is encoded by the coding sequence ATGCAAACGCTCGCATTCGACGGCCGGATGGGCGCGAGCGGGGACATGCTCCTCGCCGCCCTCCTGGCCGCTGGGGCCGACCGCGATGCGCTCGCGCCGGTCGAGGACGCGCTCGGGGTGACCTACGAGGTCGGAACGACCGAGAAGAACGGCATCTCCGCGACGACCGTCTCGGTCCTGCTGGACGGGGAAGACGGCGACGGGGGCGAGAGCGAGACCGACCGCGACCACGGTCACGACCACGACCACGGCCACGGCCACGACCACGACCACGACCATTCTCACGGCGACGGAAATCACGACCACAGCCACGACCACAACAGCCACCACACCCACGACCACAACAGCCACCACACCCACGACCATCACGACGACCACCACGACCACGACCACACCCACGACCACACCCACGACCACACCCACGCCGAGGGTTCGGGGCCGCTCAGGACCTACCCCGAAGTCGTCGACATCGTCGAGTCGATGGCCCTCCCCGAGGGCGTCGAGGACGACGCCCTCGCGGTCTTCGAACTCCTCGGGGAGGCCGAGTCGAGCGTCCACGGCACCGACCTCGAATCCACGCACTTCCACGAGGTCGGCGCCGACGACGCCATCGCCGACATCGTCGGGACGGCGCTCCTCGTGGACGACCTCGCGCCCGAGCGAATCGTCACGCTCCCGGTCTCGACCGGCGGCGGGGAGATGGAGATGAGCCACGGCACCTACCCCGTCCCGACGCCCGCCGTGGTCGAGATCGCCGAGCGCGCCGACTGGTCGCTCCGCGGCGGCCCGGTCGAGGCCGAACTCCTGACGCCCACCGGGGCCGCCATCCTCGCGCACTTCGCCGAGGGCGTCGAGGCGCTCCCCGCGCTGAACGTCACCGCGTCGGGCTACGGCGCTGGCGGGTACGACTTCCCGGACCACCCGAACGTCCTGCGGGCGATGGTGGGAGCGAGCGAGACGGAGAGAGCAGGGGACCTCGTCTACGACGACGTCGCGGTCCTCGAAACCAACCTCGACGACGCGCCGCCCGAGATTCTGGGCGGCCTCCAGGAGTCGCTCAGGGAAGTCGGCGCGCGCGACGTGTCGGTCGTCCCGCTCACCATGAAGAAGTCCCGGCCGGGCCACCTCGTGAAGGTCGTCTGCAAGCCCGACGACGCCCGGAAGGTCGCCCGCCGACTCGCCGAGGAGACCGGAACCCTCGGGATTCGCCAGACAGGCGCGACCCACCGGTGGATTGCCCAGCGAGCGTTCGAGACGGTCGCCGTCGAGTTCGACGGCGACCGTTACGAGGTGGACGTGAAAATCGCGAGCGACGACGCGGGCGAGGTGTACGACGTGAGCGCCGAGTACGACGACTGCGCGGCGGTGGCGAGAGAGGCCGACGTGGCGGTACGCGAGGTGATGCGACGGGCCGAGATCGAAGCGAGAAATCGTCTCTGA
- a CDS encoding CDC48 family AAA ATPase, translating into MNEVQLEVAKAYPNDSGRGIARLDPDTLLHLKLSPGDIIEIEGGDTTAAKVWRADRQDWNTDTVRIDGFTRQNADVGIGERVEIRKAEAEKADKLVLAPPEEASVQFGSDAAGMVKRQILKRPVVERDIVPVMSSTNHPFMRSPGQAIPLIAVETDPDGVCLITEDTEVELREEPISGFEKTGGGITYEDIGGLESEIQRVREMVELPMKHPQIFKKLGIEPPQGVLLHGPPGTGKTLLAKAVANETSASFFSIAGPEIISKYYGESEQQLREIFEDATEESPSIIFIDELDSIAPKREDVTGEVERRVVAQLLTMMDGLESRGQVIVIAATNRVDSVDPALRRPGRFDREIEIGVPDETGREEVLQIHTRGMPLSDDVDLSRLANDTHGFVGADIESLTKEAAMKALRRYLPEIDLDEEDIPPSLIDRMIVKREDFNGALNEVEPSAMREVLVELPKVSWDDVGGLEDAKEQVQESVEWPLSSPEKFRRLGIDPPSGVLLYGPPGTGKTLMAKAVANETNANFISVRGPQLLSKWVGESEKAIRQTFRKARQVSPTVIFFDELDSLAPSRSQEVGSNVSERVVNQLLTELDGLEEQGDVMVIGATNRPDMIDPALIRSGRFDRLVMIGQPDEEGREQILKIHTDDTPLAADVSLRELAEITDGYVGSDLESIGREAAIEALREDDDATEVQMRHFRQAMENVRPTITDDLLDYYEQMEDEFKGGGSEPTQGRRGGRIGFQ; encoded by the coding sequence ATGAACGAAGTCCAACTAGAGGTGGCGAAGGCGTACCCGAACGACTCGGGACGCGGCATCGCTCGCCTCGACCCCGACACGTTGCTCCATCTGAAGCTGAGCCCCGGCGACATCATCGAGATCGAGGGCGGTGACACCACCGCCGCGAAGGTGTGGCGGGCCGACCGACAGGACTGGAACACCGACACGGTCCGCATCGACGGCTTCACCCGCCAGAACGCCGACGTGGGTATCGGCGAGCGCGTCGAAATCCGGAAGGCCGAGGCCGAGAAGGCCGACAAGCTGGTGCTCGCGCCGCCCGAGGAGGCCAGCGTCCAGTTCGGCTCGGACGCCGCCGGGATGGTCAAGCGCCAGATACTCAAGCGCCCGGTGGTCGAGCGCGACATCGTCCCCGTGATGTCGAGCACGAACCACCCGTTCATGCGGTCGCCCGGACAGGCGATTCCGCTCATCGCGGTCGAGACAGACCCCGACGGGGTCTGTCTCATCACCGAGGACACCGAGGTCGAACTCCGCGAGGAGCCCATCAGCGGCTTCGAGAAGACGGGCGGGGGCATCACCTACGAGGACATCGGCGGCCTCGAAAGCGAGATCCAGCGCGTCCGGGAGATGGTCGAACTCCCGATGAAGCACCCCCAGATATTCAAGAAGCTGGGCATCGAGCCGCCACAGGGCGTCCTCCTCCACGGCCCGCCGGGGACGGGCAAGACCCTGCTCGCGAAGGCGGTCGCCAACGAGACCTCCGCGAGCTTCTTCTCCATCGCGGGCCCCGAGATAATCTCGAAGTACTACGGGGAGTCCGAGCAACAGCTCCGGGAGATATTCGAGGACGCGACCGAGGAGTCGCCCTCCATCATCTTCATCGACGAACTCGACTCCATCGCGCCCAAGCGCGAGGACGTGACCGGCGAGGTCGAGCGCCGGGTCGTGGCCCAACTGCTGACGATGATGGACGGCCTCGAATCCCGCGGGCAGGTCATCGTCATCGCCGCGACGAACCGGGTCGACTCGGTCGACCCCGCGCTCCGGCGTCCGGGTCGGTTCGACCGCGAGATCGAGATCGGCGTCCCCGACGAGACGGGGCGCGAGGAGGTCCTCCAGATTCACACCCGCGGGATGCCCCTCAGCGACGACGTCGACCTCTCGCGGCTCGCCAACGACACCCACGGTTTCGTGGGTGCCGACATCGAGAGCCTGACCAAGGAGGCCGCGATGAAGGCCCTGCGCCGGTACCTCCCCGAGATCGACCTCGACGAGGAGGACATCCCGCCGAGCCTCATCGACCGGATGATAGTCAAGCGCGAGGACTTCAACGGCGCGTTGAACGAGGTCGAGCCCTCCGCGATGCGCGAGGTCCTCGTCGAGCTTCCGAAGGTGTCGTGGGACGACGTGGGCGGTCTCGAAGACGCCAAGGAGCAGGTCCAAGAGAGCGTCGAGTGGCCCCTCTCCTCGCCCGAGAAGTTCCGGCGGCTGGGCATCGACCCGCCGAGCGGGGTCCTGCTGTACGGCCCGCCGGGGACGGGCAAGACCCTGATGGCGAAGGCGGTCGCCAACGAGACCAACGCCAACTTCATCTCCGTGCGGGGCCCCCAACTGCTCAGCAAGTGGGTCGGCGAGTCCGAGAAGGCCATCCGCCAGACGTTCCGGAAGGCCCGGCAGGTCTCCCCGACCGTCATCTTCTTCGACGAACTCGACAGCCTCGCGCCCTCGCGGAGTCAGGAGGTCGGGTCGAACGTCTCCGAGCGCGTGGTGAATCAGCTCCTCACGGAACTCGACGGACTGGAGGAGCAGGGCGACGTGATGGTCATCGGCGCGACCAACCGCCCGGACATGATCGACCCCGCGCTCATCCGGTCGGGCCGGTTCGACCGCCTCGTGATGATCGGCCAGCCCGACGAGGAGGGCCGCGAGCAGATACTCAAGATCCACACCGACGACACGCCGCTGGCGGCCGACGTGAGCCTGCGCGAACTCGCCGAGATAACCGACGGCTACGTGGGGAGCGACCTCGAGTCCATCGGCCGCGAGGCCGCCATCGAGGCGCTCCGGGAGGACGACGACGCCACCGAGGTCCAGATGCGCCACTTCCGGCAGGCGATGGAGAACGTCCGGCCCACCATCACCGACGACCTGCTCGACTACTACGAGCAGATGGAAGACGAGTTCAAGGGCGGCGGCTCCGAACCCACGCAGGGTCGGCGCGGCGGCCGCATCGGCTTCCAGTAG
- a CDS encoding DUF4097 family beta strand repeat-containing protein, with protein MTIDTHRRRLLGAGATAALVGLSGCTGATPFVGKRIEGTHQLDLGEGDSLSVVGDNGDVTVRSGDASRLESVKKSGSVFADLSDATVAVDREGDAVSVEARTDDDGSWFRGTPAIDLTSEVPDGATVETVRSSNGDVEVRGTSGDVSIASDNGDALARNVDGEVTVETRNGDADARGVSGYVAAESRNGDVTVRNVGGLDRAESRNGDLEVEIPAVRDDVRVETWNGDVEAAVPTDLDARILLRTERGEVSLDESFEAETRADEYAEAGVADADAEVRLRSSNGDVSVTALD; from the coding sequence ATGACGATAGACACTCACCGCCGCCGACTCCTCGGGGCGGGCGCGACTGCCGCGCTGGTCGGCCTCTCGGGCTGTACCGGCGCGACCCCGTTCGTCGGCAAGCGAATCGAAGGGACCCACCAACTCGACCTCGGCGAGGGCGATTCCCTCTCGGTGGTCGGCGACAACGGCGACGTGACGGTCCGGTCGGGCGACGCTTCGCGGCTCGAATCCGTCAAGAAGTCGGGGTCGGTGTTCGCCGACCTCTCGGACGCGACCGTCGCGGTCGACCGCGAGGGCGACGCCGTCAGCGTCGAGGCCCGGACCGACGACGACGGGTCGTGGTTCCGCGGGACGCCCGCCATCGACCTGACCTCCGAGGTTCCCGACGGCGCGACGGTCGAGACGGTGCGGTCGAGCAACGGCGACGTCGAGGTCCGCGGAACGTCGGGCGACGTCTCGATAGCCTCGGACAACGGCGACGCGCTCGCCCGGAACGTCGACGGCGAGGTCACGGTCGAGACGCGAAACGGTGACGCCGACGCCCGCGGCGTCTCGGGCTACGTCGCCGCCGAGAGCCGGAACGGCGACGTGACGGTCCGGAACGTCGGCGGCCTCGACCGCGCGGAGTCCCGGAACGGCGACCTCGAAGTCGAGATTCCGGCGGTCCGGGACGACGTTCGCGTCGAGACGTGGAACGGCGACGTCGAGGCGGCCGTTCCGACCGACCTCGACGCCCGGATACTCCTCCGGACCGAGCGCGGCGAGGTCTCGCTCGACGAGTCGTTCGAGGCCGAGACGCGGGCCGACGAGTACGCCGAGGCGGGCGTCGCGGACGCCGACGCCGAGGTGCGGTTGCGTTCCAGCAACGGCGACGTGTCGGTCACCGCGCTGGACTGA
- a CDS encoding sensor domain-containing protein, with the protein MTTSLGDAATAFVGVPARTQTYRNLLYLLVAFPLGTAYFVVLTAGLSMGTGLAITVFGVPILLATLALAHVLTNVEAVLANRLLGTDASSASLNADDGLLAAAKRLVTAPRTWLGLVLLFGRFVYGIVALTALTTLVSLSVSMLAAPVTYSTAYHVGLQLGGASVGPFESGTLVVDTFPEAVGVAVAGLAVGVVSLHLLNGLARVWGVATEALLGTATTN; encoded by the coding sequence GTGACGACATCGCTGGGTGACGCCGCGACCGCGTTCGTCGGCGTCCCCGCACGAACCCAGACGTACCGAAACCTGCTGTACCTCCTCGTGGCGTTCCCGCTGGGGACCGCGTACTTCGTGGTTCTCACGGCCGGGCTCTCGATGGGCACCGGACTCGCCATCACCGTGTTCGGCGTGCCGATACTGCTCGCCACGCTCGCGCTCGCGCATGTGCTGACCAACGTCGAGGCCGTACTCGCGAACCGACTGCTCGGGACCGACGCGTCGAGCGCGTCGCTGAACGCCGACGACGGACTGCTCGCGGCCGCCAAGCGACTGGTGACCGCGCCGCGGACGTGGCTCGGTCTCGTCCTCCTGTTCGGCCGGTTCGTCTACGGCATCGTCGCGCTCACCGCGCTCACCACGCTCGTGTCGCTTTCGGTCTCGATGCTGGCGGCCCCGGTGACCTACTCGACCGCCTACCACGTCGGTCTGCAGCTGGGCGGCGCGTCGGTCGGCCCCTTCGAATCCGGCACGCTCGTGGTCGACACCTTCCCCGAGGCGGTCGGTGTCGCGGTCGCGGGGCTGGCGGTCGGGGTCGTCTCGTTGCACCTCCTGAACGGTCTCGCGCGGGTCTGGGGCGTCGCCACCGAGGCCCTGCTCGGAACCGCGACGACGAACTGA
- a CDS encoding DUF7521 family protein — protein sequence MTPDIVTLASALAAGLGLLVASHAYRGYRRHGSRAMGLLAVGIVCFTAIPFGFTALVGPALAWSDGLTLLAVVASYNVGLLAILYSLR from the coding sequence ATGACCCCTGACATCGTCACCCTCGCGTCGGCGCTCGCGGCGGGCCTCGGCCTGCTGGTCGCCTCCCACGCCTACCGCGGCTACCGCCGCCACGGGAGCAGAGCCATGGGTCTGCTCGCCGTGGGTATCGTCTGCTTCACCGCGATACCGTTCGGCTTCACGGCCCTCGTGGGGCCCGCGCTCGCGTGGTCCGACGGGCTGACGCTGTTGGCCGTCGTGGCCTCGTACAACGTCGGACTGCTCGCCATCCTCTACTCGTTGCGGTAG